Proteins encoded together in one Bacteroidetes Order II. bacterium window:
- a CDS encoding GNAT family N-acetyltransferase: MERFATRSRDHYKGTNINIEVKIGLHDLTPARIATLYRRAPLQRPVEDHAALWRMFEQSSLVVTAWVQGRLVGLARVLSDGVLNTYICDFAVEPDVQGLGIGRMLLEKVRENFKGTQIYLYDAKTTSRFYAKMGFLNMKEGLWKWQ, encoded by the coding sequence ATGGAAAGATTTGCTACGCGGTCCCGCGACCACTACAAGGGAACCAATATTAACATCGAGGTTAAGATTGGACTGCATGACCTCACTCCTGCCCGGATCGCCACTTTGTATCGCCGGGCCCCGCTACAAAGACCAGTAGAAGACCACGCTGCCTTATGGCGCATGTTTGAACAATCTTCTTTGGTGGTGACGGCTTGGGTTCAAGGACGTTTAGTGGGGCTGGCCCGTGTACTGAGCGATGGGGTTTTAAATACCTATATTTGTGATTTTGCCGTTGAACCAGATGTGCAAGGGCTGGGTATTGGGCGTATGTTGCTGGAAAAAGTGCGGGAAAACTTTAAAGGGACGCAGATTTATTTGTATGACGCCAAAACCACTTCAAGATTTTATGCCAAGATGGGTTTTTTGAACATGAAAGAAGGGCTTTGGAAATGGCAATAA
- a CDS encoding ABC transporter ATP-binding protein, translating to MSFVVVEALQKRFGDHLAVDDCSFSVSQGQFFSLLGPSGCGKTTLLRMIGGFEQPTAGRILLDGQDVTHLPAQKRPTAMVFQSYALFPSMTVRENVAFGLRVKKFSRSEVRTRTDEALRKVGLSSFAEKPVPTLSGGQQQRVALARAMVMEPEVLLFDEPLSNLDASLREQARFEIRQLQKSVGTTSLYVTHDQNEALALSDQLVVLNQGCIQQMGTPESVYFRPKNAFVATFIGNSNLVQDPVLLTEWGITPDPNFIISIKPENWIIKENHTISFPIKIVSRYFSGTFSEWRVEINGTSLRIALPPEVVLTASSAIFPTRWHPIQHPLS from the coding sequence ATGTCTTTTGTAGTAGTAGAAGCGTTACAGAAACGATTTGGCGATCATCTTGCTGTAGATGATTGTTCGTTTAGTGTGTCCCAAGGTCAGTTTTTTTCACTTTTGGGGCCAAGTGGCTGTGGAAAAACAACGCTTTTGCGGATGATTGGCGGGTTTGAGCAACCAACTGCCGGAAGGATTTTGTTGGATGGGCAGGATGTAACCCATCTTCCGGCGCAGAAACGCCCAACCGCTATGGTTTTCCAAAGCTATGCCTTGTTTCCCTCTATGACCGTTCGGGAGAATGTGGCTTTTGGTTTACGGGTTAAAAAATTTTCTCGTTCGGAAGTGCGTACCCGTACCGATGAAGCACTGCGGAAAGTGGGGCTATCTTCCTTTGCCGAAAAGCCTGTACCTACCCTCTCTGGAGGCCAGCAACAACGGGTGGCCTTGGCAAGGGCCATGGTGATGGAGCCAGAGGTTTTACTTTTCGACGAGCCACTTTCTAATCTGGACGCATCTTTACGAGAACAAGCCCGCTTTGAAATCCGACAACTTCAAAAATCCGTCGGAACCACCAGTTTGTATGTAACGCATGACCAAAATGAAGCGCTGGCACTTTCAGATCAATTGGTGGTGTTGAACCAAGGATGTATTCAGCAGATGGGCACGCCAGAGTCGGTTTATTTCCGTCCGAAAAATGCTTTTGTGGCCACGTTTATTGGAAACAGCAACTTAGTCCAAGATCCAGTACTCCTTACCGAATGGGGTATTACACCGGATCCTAATTTTATAATCTCAATTAAGCCCGAAAACTGGATAATTAAGGAAAATCACACAATTTCCTTTCCAATAAAAATTGTTTCACGCTATTTTTCTGGAACTTTTTCAGAATGGCGGGTTGAAATTAATGGAACTTCCCTGCGCATTGCCCTGCCGCCAGAAGTGGTATTAACGGCTTCTTCTGCCATTTTCCCAACCCGCTGGCACCCTATTCAACACCCACTCTCCTAA